The genomic stretch gcaatagcgccgaacggaccgcccagccgaccgccgaGCGCCACgccaccgcccagcgctgcgcggtttctctctccactcagccgctgggcggctgcaatagaccgcccagcgaaccgcccagcgccggcgctcggctgggcggtcgctgggcgcctattgtggatggtcttagagCATTGTATAAATAGAGGAATCGTTAAAAACCTTCACTACCGGCGATAGCAGCAGAACTCCTtaaaccctctctctctctctcagttcATACTCACACACAATGGGCGAATCAGTTCCATGGATTAAGTACATCGAATTGTACGTTAGCTCCACCGCCACTCCGTCCGAGCAGGTGAATTCTCCGATTAATTGGTGATAAATATGCATATCGATCATTATATTCCGATTACTTGCGAAACAGTTGGCTATCTCCTTACAGTCTACCTATTGACAAAATCTTTGCTAATATTTAAGAATAAGAATTCAAGAGCTTAATCATACTGAATAAACTCCCCTTTTCTGTGAAAATTACTCGCTCACATTACTTTCTGAAAATTGTGCTCTGTTGGAACTCTGCTACTGTTAATTACTGACTTTTACTGATGTAATCGCTTTGTGCTGTGAAATTGGACCACAGGCTGCCAGTGTGGATGAAGTTGCCACTTTGCTGAAGAAGGGAATTTTTAGTCTAGAAACACTTGTAAGCTCTTTCGTTACGATTTTGCTTGTGTTTGTAGATCAACATTATCTTTATTGAAGCTTTGGTATTGAATAAACTATAATGTTTACTCAAAGTTGCTTCCAAATAACACTGTTTCTGATCTATAGGTTAAGGAGATGGAGATGTATTTGACTACTACCGATAGCATTGTCCGCTCTAGAGGTAATTGTGTCTTTGTGTCATCATTGGTTTTGTCCAGTTTTGTCTACTCACCTATACCTGTGGTGTTATTGTACATGACTGTGTGATGATATCTGCGGATTTCCGAACAATATTTACTTTCTGGATAGTTTGGAGTTGGTGCACTTTATTTGTTTGTTGTGAAGGTGTCTTTGTCCTTTATAGATCAAATGTATATATCCTAGCCTTTGATTTTGGAAATTCCAATTCAAGGTTGAGTAGATGTAGTTCTGGAGAAAAAGAACTATCTAATGGCATTTATTCCTGTGCACTTACAAGGTTTTAGAATTAGCAATTTGGTGCAGATAACCCTCAATCTCACTTTAAGATGCATATATGGATGAGAATGGTTGTATTTTCTCTGATGCACTAACCTGAAGTTTTCTAGGTTTTAAGTTGAGTGGGCTTTCATTTTATCTGGTTTTTCACTACACAAGTTCCTTCCCTTGGCAGAATATGTTTGCATTGTAACCTGGGATTGTTTTGTTGACTcatctctttttcttcttcttattttattttattgtataaATGTTGTATCAAACATATATCTTTCCATCATTCAGGGAATCTCCTCCTTGCTGAACTGTTGGATAAACTAGCATCAAAGCCCTTAAGTAGCAGTTCAATACATAGCCTAGTAGGATTCTTCACAGAAAGACTGGTAAGTGGACAAATGAGAAGCACTAATCTACCTGCTACATTTGTAGTTTACatattttaattcattattCCGGAAACATTGTTTTTTCcccaaatttttatttatttgatcaagTGCCTTATTAGTTGCGTTGCGGAAGGGACTTGGTAGTAGTATTGGCTTTCTCAAAGAATGCCGTTGCTTCATATTACCAACTCTTCTAGGATCCACCTTCCCCTAGAAATTATAATTTGTACGCAGTTGCAAGTATAGATTGATAGTTTGACTTGGACAATAATGTGACAGTTTCTTGATATTTTGTTGATATAActatgggttcataagttttgTGGTGGGGCTTTTCAATCAGTCAATATGAAAGGCAGataatattttcatatatcAGGCAGACTGGAAAGCATTACGTGGTGCACTTGTGGGCTGCTTGGCTTTATTGAGGAGAACAGCGGATGTTGGCAATGTCACTGATTCTGATGCAAAGGCTGTTGCTGACTCTTATCTCCAAAACCTCCAGGTCCAGTCCTTTGGCCAACATGATAGGAAGGTAAGTCTCGGTATGATGAGATATATCTACTTTAGTACTTTTTGGTTCTCATGCTAAAGATTATGCTAATTTTCTTTCATGCATCATATTCATTGCAGCTAAGCTTTCAACTCTTGGAATGCTTATTAAATCACTATCCGGGTGCAATAGGGGATTTGGTAAAGCTCATTTTACCTTCTCCCTATGTTCTTCTATTTTCGtcatcttaaaattttaatgctgAATCTGTCTTCATTGGACTGTGAGCAACCTTTATGTGTTTGTTGCAAGGATAAAAAGCAAGTGGTGGAAATCATTTCTCACCCCAGCTTTCCTTATATACTCACTACCTCCTTTAATGCTTTCAATCACGTTCCTTAATGTGAATACACACCCTAACACTCAAATCCCAATGCTCGAGCATTATCCATTATCAACTTGGTGCTTGGTAGTACCATGAGCAATATCTTGTTAAAAAATTAAGATGGTGGTTTCCTGAAACCTTGTAGATTGAAGGACACCAATGAGGTTCTCTTGCACGTGAAATTTCCCAGTAGTTTGACTAAGGTTCCGAACAATTCCACAGAACAGTTTGACTAAACCCTTAAGTTGAATAGTTTCTCTAAAGATTTGGATTTCTAATGTTTTTAATAATCATTTTGACTTGTTCACTGAATCAAGCATCAAACTTGGTCTGATATGCTGTGTGAATCATAGCTCATTTCTGTTGGAATTATAATGATATCACATGTACCATGTGGTTCTTGTTCTTTTAgcttatctttttattttactGCTCCAAGTAGTGCTAACTGTGTGGTTAACAATAACTTAACTTTGCCTGTTCCTTTTTTTATACAGGGAGATAACCTTGTTTATGGAATCTGTGAGGCTGTTGACGGGGAAAAAGATCCTGAGTGCTtatttcttgtctttcatataGTGGAATGTCTTGGACAGATATATCCCGATCCTTCTGGTCCTTTAGCAAATTATGCTGAGGATATGTTCGAAATTTTAGGAAGTTATTTCCCCATCCATTTCACACATGTGAGTGACCTCTTTATTCTATTTTCTCATTCCTCATCATATTTGTCGTAAAGCATTACATTTCATAAccttataattttgatttgtcaTAGGTTTTATAGCATGGTTTGAGAAGAGCGGCATCTAAACTATTTTTGAACAAATTGGGAGGAGTTTAAAATATGCTTTAAACATTATTTGGTAGAGCTGACTAAAGATAGAAGGATGTGTTGCACTCCTTTTGCATATTTTTGAGTGCACACTGTTTCCCAaattttttaattcataatCTCATATTAGGAAATACATCACTCATTTGACCACACCTTGGGAATGTATGTCTTAGAGTCTGTCAGGTGCTATTAGGACAGAAggctattttttcattttccccTCCCCCCAATCTTTTATATGTTTTCACTCTATTCTGATTTGATTTTCAATATTTGTCCAGCCAAATGGTGAGGATGATGACACAAAGAGAGAAGAACTATCGAGGGCATTAATGGTGAGCAATTTGTTTCATGGTACTATGTGGTCGCAGCCAAAGCTGAAATTACTAAAACAGTCTGCTCTTCCTGAAGATGTTTATAAAGAAAATTTAGACACTTACTTGTATTCTGATGTCTTTCAGTTGTCATTTGCTTCTACACCTCTTTTTGAACCTTTTTCTATCCCGTTGCTGTTAGAGAAACTTTCATCTTCTCTTCCGTCAACTAAGGTCGGTCTTCAATTCAATGCATCTCTGCAACCTTTTTATATGTCTGAAATATATTTCACTTAATTTGGTGGATGCCTACGTGTTTATCTGCAGGTGGAGTCATTTAAGTATCTTAGCTATTGCACATTAAAGTATGGACCTGAAAGGATGGCAAGCCACGCTGAAGTTCTTTGGTCTTCTGTAAAATATGCCATATATATGTCACCTCAGTGTACTCCGACTAAGGATTCTGAATTATTCGGTGGAATGGGCTTTAAGGATAGTGATGTTATGATGCAGGCTTTTGTACTCCTGCAGGAAGTTATTCAACAATATGGTGATTTCATTAGTTTAGTTTTAGGTGACAATGACATAAATGCCTTCTTAAATTCCCTGAATCAGTATAACGAGATGGATGATATTCCTTCACTAGCAAAACAGAGATTGCATGTGGTAGGTCATATTCTGTCCATCTGTGCTAAACCCTCACCTGCTTTGTGCAATAAAGTCTTTAACAGTTGCTTTCCGCTCCTCATGGAAAGTCTGGGGCTTTCAGTTGAAAAATCAATAAATGGCTACCTAGATGAAGATTGTTCCCCTCCAGCCAAATTTAATCTTGCAGCTATTTATCTCTGCACAGAACTTCTTGCAGCATGCAGATATGTGGCTGTCTCCCTCGACAGTTCTACCCCAGCCCTTGAATTTTCTCAACAGACATGGTCTACCATGCTTAACAATTCCTGTAAACCACTAGTGAAAACATTCTTTTCTCTCTTAAGATCAACGGAAGCTGATCAAAGAGCAAGTTCTGGTGTTTACTTTGGAGGTTAGCTATTTTCTCTGAATGCTGTCACTTTTTATGATAGGAAGAACATGTTAAGGTTCTTAGAGGATGTAAAATATCTTACTTGTGATTTCATTTTCAATGACaattcttttttatatttatttctacTAAATTGAGTAGacctgaaatttgaaatttttgggGAGTCATATTTACTTACCTTGTTGGAAGGATGGATCTGCCAAAGATTCCTTCTTTGTGGAGTGCGTTCCCTATCTGTATGAGAACCCAACTTCTTTTTATCATGATTCTTTTGAAAAATGACCTCCACTTATTATATATAGGTATGCTCATGTTGTAAACATAACATGGTTTTTTCTTGTAatgctatttatttatttatttatttattttgttgtgaatAACTGCAGTTAAGGGCCTGGAAATTTTGGCTACATTTCCAGAAAGCTTCCTTCTGGCGTCAAACTCCTTATACGACAATATATTGTCAGAATTTGTCAGAACAGTTACTTCTGGCAGCCACGAGACATTCTTGTGGACATTGACTTTGAAGGCACTGACAGAAATTGGCCTTTTTGCCAATAAACATCCAGAATCTGCAAAATCTGTGATCTTTGAGAAAATTGTTGTAGAAAAATTTGTCTCCCTGATACCTTCTGGTGAATCAACTATGCCTTCATCACTCAAACTGAAAGCTGCTTTTGAAATCGGTGGAACAAGGAAGGAGTTCATGTTCAAAGTTGTTCACGCGTTATCTGCAGCCATATATACCAATTTCTCAGCTGCTTATGTAAGTATCTACGTTTTCCTGCCAAGCATTAGGTATTTTTTTCCACAGAAGTGCACCTTATAGTTTTGCATCATCATATATCCTGGTGGTTTGAATATTTGTAGAGTTTTGTATGCTTCTTCAAAGCATAAATTATCACTGAATAGATTATAATCCTTCTATAGGTGTGCATGTGGTTAATGATGACATTGTGTTGGTTCTTCATATCCTGTATtctttcttattattttcatattttgtatTTGCTCCTGTAAAACTTTGTTCAACATTAATCCAAACAGGATGAAGGGAATCATGAATCTGGAAAATTGATGATCCAGCTTCTTGATACTTACACCGAAAAGGTGCTTCCATGGTGAGTGAATTTTTGGTAATCAATTTCCAATTCAGTATTTTGTTTCCTTGATTCTTATCTTATTATCTATTGAACACAAAACTGAATTTAAGTTTCAGTGTGGCGGGGAATGAAAACAATTAAGTTTCAAGAACTAAATCAATTGCCTTCTGAGTTGTGATTTCGTATCTAACTTTTTAGTGGACATGTTTCTTGACTTGGACCCAGGTTTCTTAAGATTGGAGGCTTTGAGGAAATCCCGCTGAATTTTGCTCTCGGTATCTGGGAGAAGATTGAACATACTATGTACTTAAACCTCAGTGCCCTGGAAATTGCTATGGTAAGGCAGCCAAATTAAAGTTGGATCTCTCCAGCCTGTTTTATTTCTTGTATTATACCACTAGATAAAttggattttgttttattagggAGCAGGTTATAAGGATCTTCTCAGTGCAATAATGACTGCAATGAAGAAGGCTGTTGGTAGTTGTTCGAAAGAAAGCCAGGAAATAATCATTAATAAAGCCTTTGGAGTACTTTCTTCAAGTACTAGTTTTGGGTTTGAATCTGGCAGTTCTCTTGTAAAGGAGGAAGATGTGAAGCAAAATCTCAATCCCAGCGACTCTTCCTGTAAACATGAGTGGCTTACTTCATTATTTGCTTCAGTCATTATAGCTCTCCGCCCTCAAACAAGTATACCAAACGGAAAAATGATTATACAGCTGTTCATAAAAAGCCTCCTTAACGGACATGTTCCATCTGCTCATGCACTGGGTTCTTTAGTTAATAAACTCCCTTTGGAGATCAACGGAATGAACTGTTCCGAAAATCTGACTCTGAACAAGGCACTGGACATGATATCTCCTACTTTTACGGGGATTTCTCACCATGATAAAGTCTCTCAAAATAATGGCAGTGGAGTTGATTTCAGTAGTTTAAGATTGAATACCTTAAGAATGCAATCCGGGATTAACACCGCAATTGGATTGGCATGGATTGGTAAAGGATTACTTATGAGGGGGCATGAAAAGGTAAAAGATATAACCATGGCTTTATTGAGTTTGTTGATGTTGGATCGTGAAGGTGTAGACTCAAAAGAGCTCCAAATTATTGATGTAGAAGACATGCATCAGCTGAGAACAACTGCGGCTGATGCATTTCATATCATTATGAGTGACTCTGGAGAATGCCTGAATCGAGCGTATCATGCAACCATACGACCGCTCTACAAGCAACGTTTTTTCAGCACCATCATGCCAATTTTTTTGTCCTTGTTGATCAAATCTGATGCATCGCTTGTCAGGTATGAATCATGATAGGAAATGACTTGAAATATgcagtcatttttttttcttttctttttgagGTTCGTGAAACGTCTTGCCATCTTCACCTCTCAGGAACCACTTAAAAGTTGGGTTTCTCTGAAGTTTGTTTTTAGTTTAACGAGTTGATTTGGTTTGGATTATCTTCACTGTTACATCTAACAAAAATGTATATGATCATGTACTCTCCCCCTTTAGGTGGTTTACTAGTTTTCAATGCATATATTTTGTTAAAGTATGATTCAAACTTAGTTGAACTGAATGTGGCATCTATTTTTCTGTCTTGATCTAGCCCTACATACACTTCCAGATCTATGCTATATAGAGCCTTTGCACACGTTGTGTCTGATACTCCCTTGATTGCTGTTTTGGCTGAATCCAAAAAGGTCAGCGATATTAGTTCACTTACCATCTCCAGTTTTGTGATACTATCCTTCAATATATCTTATTGAGGTGTATGACCTTTCACACAGATTGTCCCTATTTTATTGGAATGCTTGTCCGTGCTGAGCAAGGATGTGGCGAACAAGGATATTATTTACAATGTTTTACTTGTCATATCAGGAATATTGCTTGAGAAAAATGGTGAGAACATACATATCTTCTCCATTCAACATGGCATGAACTGGAGGgcttattattttatcattaccATTCGAAcatgtttgtttgttttatggAAATTTGTATTGCTTACTGCTAAAAAGATACTGATTTGTGATCTTATTATACTCTTGTTCTCGTGTATCGGTTGAAATGCATTTTGATTGTCAATTATGTCTAATTTTTCTTGCACTCATTGCCACAGGACAAGAAGCTGCAGTAGAAAATGCACCTATCATTATAAACCTGCTTATTGATCTCACAACATTCCAACACATGATGGTAATAAACATTCTTCCTTAGCTGCTGTTAACTTTCTGAATCTTGTCGTATAAAGCTGTTTATTTGTTTCCCATAAAGCTACCAATCCATGCACTTGTgaaatcaaatttcaaaatgTTTTCAGGCTATTCGAGAAACAGCAATACAGTGTCTCGTTGCTATGACTGAGCTTCCCTACACTAGAATTTATCCTTTGAGAACTAAGGTATGAATATTCTTACACTCAGGTGCACACATCGAAATCTCAAGGTGACAACTATAGCACTAGTGATGCGTATAACTTTTCTCGTCACTACAAACTTTCCAGTAACAAAATCATTTCTCAATGCAAGGTTTTACAAGCGACATCAAAGGCACTTGATGATCCTAAGAGGATTGTTCGTCAAGAGGCTGTCAGATGTCGACAATCTTGGTAAGTAAAATGTAGTATTTTCACTCACTTgtagtaatttttattctaatatCAGATTTTTCGATGattgatgttttctttttcttccccGTGTTCGTTTGTAGGGCTTCAATTGCGTCAAGAACTCTTCGCTTCTAAAACTAAGGGTATTTTTGTAGCTGAGATATTGTTACAAGTAAGAAGCTTTGTCGCTGATAGTATTCTTGTGGTGTAACAGTAACAGTAATTTTGTGTAGATTTCATGAGAACTCAAATTTTGAGAATAATACATCTTAAAATAttagatataattcaattttttggattatttatttgaataaacagacaaaatcaaaaatccatatctagaaaataaagaaagcagATGTGATCCGAAAATTCGAaccaaatttaatattatttcaatttgGTTCGATTATTTGAATTACAAATATTCTGCTCCCCCTCAAAATTTATGAAACAGTATCAGAATCCTGCAAATTCCAAAGTTTTAAGTAGCAAACATTCAttaaagaggaagaaagaggcCTCCCTCCATCTTCTAAAGGAATGGAATTCTCATCGCTCGGTGTCGGCTGAAGCTTCTGCTCCTTCCTTGTCATCCGACTGTACAGATTCGTGCTTGGCAGCCGCCTGCAACACCCTGCTTTGGATGTCAGATGATGAAGGCGACGTGGGCAGTCCATCGCCGTTGCTTCCCTCCTTGCCCGCTGCCCATGAGATTGCCCGGCCGCCTAGTCTCACTGGAGTTAGCAGCAGCCTGAGGATGAACTccaaaattacaataatttttgTGCTATCAAATGATATACATAACACTTTCTCTCGAATATCAAAGTTTCACGCGTAGGAACACAGTGAAGTAAGGCAGTATACCTCACGTCCTGCTTCAAATCTTCTACGTTCTCGTATGAAGCAACTCGTCGGATTAGGCTCTGGCCCAGACCAATAACACCGATAAACTGCAGAGTCGTCTCCCATTCTGCAGGAAGGGAGAAGAATTGTTAAACTTGACATGACAAATGAAATGATATACAGCCATTTAACATTACTTTAACAGAAGGTCCAAGCACAGCTTAATCTCGAGGAAAACTGAGGCCACCAACGATCGAAAAACAAATTTGTGGCCGAATGAAGTGGTTTCACTCGTACAAATGATGTACTGAGGCTACAGTCTATAACTTCGTCCAAAATACACCTGACTCTGTTCCTGATTCCACGCATTTACATGTTTTTGGATATTATTCTTCGTTTACAAACCTGGAACTGTTTTTCACCAAATTCTTCTAAGTTGTGGTGAAATATTCAACTCCATAGAGATTCATGCATTGTTAGCCATCGAAAGTTTCTACCTTCTTCAGTTAAAACGGTCATAATCAGCTTCTGTTTTCTCGATAGTTGATCAAACGATGAATAACAGTTTATAATTCTTAAAAAATACTACATGGAAGATGAAAGCACATTACCTACTATTGAATAGATGGCTGCAGCAAAACCCTACACGTGAAGAATTGGGCTAGTCAATCACTCCACGCCAATATTAAAAGGATAGAATCATTTATAAGGGAGATTAAAATGTCGATACGAGCCATCATTAATTTGAAAGGACGAGAAATGTCTTCTTTGTCGTATGTAACTCAAAAGCTGATTTACCGATTTAAAAGACAGAACAAATCCTTACCACTCCATACCCAATGGTTTTCAACGGAGTTGGCTTAATTTCCTCCAATATCGCTTCAGCCTCCTACATAAATCCAGCCGAGAAGTCACAAAGTTGGTAGAGGAACACATCGACAAGAGCATCTTCGAAAATTACTttcacatgatgcataaaaagATGGAAACTGATACATGTTTGCAACATGTCAGCCAAAACAAGAGGTCAGAGTCCAGAAGGATCCTATTCCATGCGTTTTTAGCTCATTCGGGATAAGAACTGACAAGCGCAAATCACTTGGATCGCCCAAAGTACAAGTCGGAAAACGTATTCACACTTGCTCTTACATTATTACtaaatttaaaatgtaaaatcTTCATTTTGACACATCTTCTGCTTCAGAGAGAAGGCAGGCGAAAGACTTACCTCATTAAGTATTGTAAATGCTGTCTCGGGTTTTGCCATCTTAATACGTAACCCGTTTTTAACCCAAGCCCGAAAGCCACCTTTGACAATATAAGGTTTCTGTTGTatgaaaaaaacattaaaaaaatgaatggaaataatattacaGCCTTTGTAAAGTGTAACAATGAGAGAATATAAGCTGAATGTCATTTTTGTATGATCTTAAAATACCGAAACTATTAGCTTTTGCTGGTCATACTTGCCTTAGTCCCAAGCTTTCTCAGTGATCTCGCGACGCCCTTAGAGAAAGTTCCATCAGCATCCATAACTAAAACTTTAGACCTTTCCTGCAAGTAAAGAAGTCGAAAAGAATAATTTCTTGCCAATCCTATTTCAGTAAAGGACAGGATTGGAAAAGGAAAAATATTCGCGGACAAGCTTCATACATCAACTATGTTAAGGTTACGGATAACGGCAGCTAGCAATGTGTATTCAATATCTCTTCCCCCCTTCAGCAACTTCTTCATGGAGCGATCAACCTGCGTATTTATGTAAAAGTAGAAAGATATTTAAGTGCATATATCTCACCATCAATAGCCTATTAATCTATCTTTCCCAATAACAAGATCTTAACTAGAGAAAATTGATGAGAGAAAAGGTGCATTTACCTCAGGAAGTGTCACGCTGGCATATCGAAATCGAGCTGCCCTTCGAAGATCAGGAACgccatctctttccttgaaATTCTTTGCAGGCAAATCAATAAAACAAGTTAACATAAGAACTACTAACTTTAGAAAGAGACAACCATGTGACAATTTATAAACAATGACAATAAGACGATGAAGAATCTCCTACCTCAGGTCGAATGTCTACAAGAACAGCATTTTCATTCCCTTGTACGAGCTCCAGAGCCGACTTAGGAGACATATCTCCTGCATATCCACTATATTTTACTATCCTATAAGAAGCCCTGCACAAAACCGATAAGAAATGTGATTTCTGTTCATTTTGTGATAGATTGTCAAGAAAGgatcaaaaacaaaaataaaatgacaaaacaaGGTTTATACCATAGAGTCACCGAGAGTCCAAGGAAAAGAACAAAAGGAACGAGTGGATCATTAGGGTCGAGGCCAAGACTTTCTTCAAATCCCTCCACTGACATGTAAACCTTTGCATCAAATTTTTGAAGTATGATGTAATTAGATAACAGGAATGCAGCACTTTTTTGAAACCGAATCATTCATTTACACGAGAAGCCAGTTTTTTCCCAACAAATAAGCATACTTGTACCTGATGAAGTGCAGTTCCAACAGGATATAGTACTTTCTCTACTCTTTCTTCGGATACACCAAATGCTTCTCGGACTTGTGGAGGGAGATATCCCTTCACGAAACTGTAAGCATATGCGACAGCTTTCCCCCCTCGTATCAAAGAGTCTTCACCTACAACAATTGTTCCCCTTAAAACATCAAGTGCAAAAGGCCCGGCTCTGCCCGATGCTTCCTTCAACTCACTAGATAGTCCAGACAACATACCACCGGGCGACTGTGATCCTGCAGATTTTTTGACAAACAAGATAATCTCATCGATGGAATCGCTAACTGCTCGATTGGTATTTTTCAGAACACTTTCTCCTATCTTAGATGCATCAGCAGCAGATTCGCgcaaaatggaaacaatatcaGACAATTTTGCCTCCAGATACGATAGTGAATCTTCATCCATGTCGAATGAATGAGATAGCAGATGAGAAGGCTGCACAACTGATTCAACAGGAAGCGCCTCGGCATTATCAACTGTGTTCATGAGAAAATCCACTTGCTGGTCATCTACAAACGTGATGTTATCTGATCCTAGACAGTGTGCTCCATCTTTCACCCTAACTCGGTAACTGCTCAGCCCGCATTGTCTTAAATTTTGCAATCCAGATCGATGTAACGACCGAGAAGCAGACAGAAACAGTTTAGAGTTTCCAACATTGTTAAGGTAAAGACATGAATTAGAGGAAGCTAAGTCAAGACTAAAGCAGTTGGAATCAAATCTCATCCCATGTGGAGAAAAGGATTTCAATCCTTCACAAACACAAATCTgcacaagaatatgcaatttttaataaataaaacccTTGTCATAAATTTCATTTAAGAGCTGTTTTTCAATTACTCAGCCATTGCAATTTCAATCAAACTTATGAATGTGAGAAAACCCAGATTCTAGTCATAAAGCGTAGACGGAGATCATACAAAAAAAGGATTTAACATACGACACAATCAACTGATAACTGATTCAGTTAAAAAGATTGTACATTTCAGTTCCAAAAAACACACGCACAAGTTTTGACCTTTGTTGGGGAAAGCGGCAGCATTGGATGTTGACTCAA from Salvia splendens isolate huo1 chromosome 4, SspV2, whole genome shotgun sequence encodes the following:
- the LOC121797807 gene encoding MMS19 nucleotide excision repair protein homolog; the protein is MGESVPWIKYIELYVSSTATPSEQAASVDEVATLLKKGIFSLETLVKEMEMYLTTTDSIVRSRGNLLLAELLDKLASKPLSSSSIHSLVGFFTERLADWKALRGALVGCLALLRRTADVGNVTDSDAKAVADSYLQNLQVQSFGQHDRKLSFQLLECLLNHYPGAIGDLGDNLVYGICEAVDGEKDPECLFLVFHIVECLGQIYPDPSGPLANYAEDMFEILGSYFPIHFTHPNGEDDDTKREELSRALMLSFASTPLFEPFSIPLLLEKLSSSLPSTKVESFKYLSYCTLKYGPERMASHAEVLWSSVKYAIYMSPQCTPTKDSELFGGMGFKDSDVMMQAFVLLQEVIQQYGDFISLVLGDNDINAFLNSLNQYNEMDDIPSLAKQRLHVVGHILSICAKPSPALCNKVFNSCFPLLMESLGLSVEKSINGYLDEDCSPPAKFNLAAIYLCTELLAACRYVAVSLDSSTPALEFSQQTWSTMLNNSCKPLVKTFFSLLRSTEADQRASSGVYFGVKGLEILATFPESFLLASNSLYDNILSEFVRTVTSGSHETFLWTLTLKALTEIGLFANKHPESAKSVIFEKIVVEKFVSLIPSGESTMPSSLKLKAAFEIGGTRKEFMFKVVHALSAAIYTNFSAAYDEGNHESGKLMIQLLDTYTEKVLPWFLKIGGFEEIPLNFALGIWEKIEHTMYLNLSALEIAMGAGYKDLLSAIMTAMKKAVGSCSKESQEIIINKAFGVLSSSTSFGFESGSSLVKEEDVKQNLNPSDSSCKHEWLTSLFASVIIALRPQTSIPNGKMIIQLFIKSLLNGHVPSAHALGSLVNKLPLEINGMNCSENLTLNKALDMISPTFTGISHHDKVSQNNGSGVDFSSLRLNTLRMQSGINTAIGLAWIGKGLLMRGHEKVKDITMALLSLLMLDREGVDSKELQIIDVEDMHQLRTTAADAFHIIMSDSGECLNRAYHATIRPLYKQRFFSTIMPIFLSLLIKSDASLVSPTYTSRSMLYRAFAHVVSDTPLIAVLAESKKIVPILLECLSVLSKDVANKDIIYNVLLVISGILLEKNGQEAAVENAPIIINLLIDLTTFQHMMAIRETAIQCLVAMTELPYTRIYPLRTKVLQATSKALDDPKRIVRQEAVRCRQSWASIASRTLRF
- the LOC121797808 gene encoding uncharacterized protein LOC121797808 isoform X1, which gives rise to MLPLSPTKICVCEGLKSFSPHGMRFDSNCFSLDLASSNSCLYLNNVGNSKLFLSASRSLHRSGLQNLRQCGLSSYRVRVKDGAHCLGSDNITFVDDQQVDFLMNTVDNAEALPVESVVQPSHLLSHSFDMDEDSLSYLEAKLSDIVSILRESAADASKIGESVLKNTNRAVSDSIDEIILFVKKSAGSQSPGGMLSGLSSELKEASGRAGPFALDVLRGTIVVGEDSLIRGGKAVAYAYSFVKGYLPPQVREAFGVSEERVEKVLYPVGTALHQVYMSVEGFEESLGLDPNDPLVPFVLFLGLSVTLWASYRIVKYSGYAGDMSPKSALELVQGNENAVLVDIRPENFKERDGVPDLRRAARFRYASVTLPEVDRSMKKLLKGGRDIEYTLLAAVIRNLNIVDERSKVLVMDADGTFSKGVARSLRKLGTKKPYIVKGGFRAWVKNGLRIKMAKPETAFTILNEEAEAILEEIKPTPLKTIGYGVGFAAAIYSIVEWETTLQFIGVIGLGQSLIRRVASYENVEDLKQDVRLLLTPVRLGGRAISWAAGKEGSNGDGLPTSPSSSDIQSRVLQAAAKHESVQSDDKEGAEASADTER
- the LOC121797808 gene encoding uncharacterized protein LOC121797808 isoform X2, which codes for MRFDSNCFSLDLASSNSCLYLNNVGNSKLFLSASRSLHRSGLQNLRQCGLSSYRVRVKDGAHCLGSDNITFVDDQQVDFLMNTVDNAEALPVESVVQPSHLLSHSFDMDEDSLSYLEAKLSDIVSILRESAADASKIGESVLKNTNRAVSDSIDEIILFVKKSAGSQSPGGMLSGLSSELKEASGRAGPFALDVLRGTIVVGEDSLIRGGKAVAYAYSFVKGYLPPQVREAFGVSEERVEKVLYPVGTALHQVYMSVEGFEESLGLDPNDPLVPFVLFLGLSVTLWASYRIVKYSGYAGDMSPKSALELVQGNENAVLVDIRPENFKERDGVPDLRRAARFRYASVTLPEVDRSMKKLLKGGRDIEYTLLAAVIRNLNIVDERSKVLVMDADGTFSKGVARSLRKLGTKKPYIVKGGFRAWVKNGLRIKMAKPETAFTILNEEAEAILEEIKPTPLKTIGYGVGFAAAIYSIVEWETTLQFIGVIGLGQSLIRRVASYENVEDLKQDVRLLLTPVRLGGRAISWAAGKEGSNGDGLPTSPSSSDIQSRVLQAAAKHESVQSDDKEGAEASADTER